One part of the Mesorhizobium sp. M4B.F.Ca.ET.058.02.1.1 genome encodes these proteins:
- a CDS encoding 2-oxoglutarate dehydrogenase E1 component, which produces MARQDQANDQFSLTSFLYGGNADYIDALYAAYEDDPESVNPEWQDFFAALKDDAADVRKNAKGASWAKPSWPMQANGELVSALDGNWGLVEKAIEKKVKEKAVTNGVVLSDADVHQATRDSVRAIMMIRAYRMRGHLHANLDPLGIAKPLEDYNELSPENYGFTSADYDRPIFLDNVLGLEFGTIRQMLEILTRTYCSTLGVEFMHISDPEEKAWIQARIEGADKEITFTATGKKAILQKLIESEGFEQFADVKYKGTKRFGLDGGEALIPALEQILKRGGQLGLKEVVLGMAHRGRLNVLSQVLAKPHRAIFHEFKGGSAAPDEVEGSGDVKYHLGASSDREFDGNKVHLSLTANPSHLEIVDPVVMGKARAKQDQLAGRERGEIVPLSERAKVMPLLLHGDAAFAGQGVIAEILGLSGLRGHRVAGTLHFIINNQIGFTTNPRFSRSSPYPSDVAKMIEAPIFHVNGDDPEAVVHGAKVATEFRMKFHKPVVVDMFCYRRFGHNEGDEPAFTQPIMYRAIRTHKTTVQIYADRLIAEGHITQAEFDKMKADWRAHLEVEWEVGQSYKPNKADWLDGAWSGLRTADNQDEQRRGKTAVPVKTLKEIGKKLTEVPKGFEAHKTIVRFLENRRQSIESGEGIDWSTAEALAFGAILLDGNPIRLSGQDSERGTFSQRHSVLYDQRDETRYIPLNNLSAAQAGYEVINSMLSEEAVLGFEYGYSLAEPKALTLWEAQFGDFANGAQVVFDQFISSGERKWLRMSGLVCLLPHGYEGQGPEHSSARLERFLQLCAEDNMQVANVTTPANYFHILRRQLKRDFRKPLILMTPKSLLRHKRAVSTLSEISGESSFHRLLWDDAQLLPNQAIKLTKDSKIRRVVLCSGKVYYDLYEEREKRGINDIYLLRVEQLYPFPAKALITELSRFRNAEMVWCQEEPKNMGAWSFIDPYLEWVLAHIDAKHQRVRYTGRPASASPATGLMSKHLSQLAALLDDALGE; this is translated from the coding sequence ATGGCACGACAAGATCAGGCCAACGACCAATTCTCGCTCACCTCTTTCCTCTATGGCGGCAATGCCGACTATATCGACGCGCTTTATGCCGCCTATGAGGACGATCCTGAATCGGTCAATCCCGAATGGCAGGACTTCTTCGCGGCGCTGAAGGACGACGCCGCGGACGTTCGCAAGAACGCCAAGGGCGCTTCCTGGGCCAAGCCCTCCTGGCCGATGCAGGCCAATGGCGAACTGGTGTCGGCGCTCGACGGCAATTGGGGCCTGGTCGAAAAGGCGATCGAGAAGAAGGTCAAGGAGAAGGCGGTCACCAACGGCGTCGTCCTGTCCGATGCCGACGTGCACCAGGCGACGCGCGATTCCGTGCGCGCCATCATGATGATCCGCGCCTACCGCATGCGCGGCCATTTGCATGCCAATCTCGACCCGCTCGGCATCGCCAAGCCGCTCGAGGACTATAACGAGCTGTCACCCGAGAATTACGGCTTCACGTCAGCCGATTACGACCGGCCGATCTTCCTCGACAATGTGCTCGGGCTCGAATTCGGCACCATCCGGCAGATGCTGGAGATTCTCACCCGCACCTACTGCTCGACGCTCGGCGTCGAGTTCATGCACATCTCCGATCCGGAAGAAAAGGCGTGGATCCAGGCGCGCATCGAGGGCGCCGACAAGGAGATCACCTTCACCGCGACCGGCAAGAAGGCGATCCTGCAGAAGCTGATTGAATCGGAAGGCTTCGAGCAGTTCGCCGACGTCAAGTACAAGGGCACCAAGCGCTTCGGCCTCGACGGCGGCGAAGCCCTGATCCCGGCGCTGGAGCAGATACTCAAGCGCGGCGGCCAGCTCGGCCTGAAGGAGGTCGTGCTTGGCATGGCGCATCGCGGCCGCCTCAACGTGCTCTCCCAGGTGTTGGCCAAGCCGCACCGCGCCATCTTCCACGAGTTCAAGGGCGGCTCGGCAGCACCCGACGAGGTCGAGGGCTCGGGCGACGTCAAGTACCATCTTGGCGCCTCGTCGGACCGCGAGTTCGACGGCAACAAGGTGCACCTGTCGCTGACCGCCAACCCCTCGCATCTGGAAATCGTCGACCCGGTGGTGATGGGCAAGGCGCGCGCCAAGCAGGATCAGCTCGCCGGCCGCGAGCGTGGCGAGATCGTGCCGCTATCGGAACGCGCCAAGGTGATGCCGCTCCTGCTGCACGGCGACGCGGCCTTCGCCGGCCAAGGCGTGATCGCCGAAATCCTCGGCTTGTCCGGCCTGCGCGGCCACCGCGTTGCCGGCACGCTGCATTTCATCATCAACAACCAGATCGGCTTCACCACCAATCCGCGCTTCTCGCGCTCCTCGCCCTATCCGTCGGATGTGGCCAAGATGATCGAGGCGCCGATCTTCCACGTCAATGGCGACGATCCGGAAGCCGTGGTGCACGGCGCCAAGGTGGCGACCGAGTTCCGCATGAAGTTCCACAAGCCGGTAGTGGTGGACATGTTCTGCTACCGCCGCTTCGGCCACAATGAGGGCGACGAGCCGGCCTTCACCCAGCCGATCATGTACCGCGCCATCCGCACCCACAAGACGACGGTGCAGATCTATGCCGACCGGCTGATCGCCGAGGGCCACATCACCCAGGCCGAATTCGACAAGATGAAGGCCGACTGGCGGGCGCATCTGGAAGTCGAATGGGAGGTTGGCCAGTCCTACAAGCCGAACAAGGCCGACTGGCTGGACGGCGCCTGGTCCGGCCTGCGCACGGCCGACAACCAGGATGAGCAACGGCGCGGCAAGACCGCCGTGCCGGTCAAGACGCTGAAGGAGATCGGCAAGAAGCTGACCGAGGTGCCGAAGGGTTTCGAGGCGCACAAGACGATCGTCCGCTTCCTCGAGAACCGCCGCCAGTCGATCGAATCCGGCGAAGGCATCGACTGGTCGACGGCCGAGGCGCTGGCCTTCGGCGCCATCCTTCTCGACGGCAACCCGATCCGCCTCTCCGGCCAGGACTCGGAGCGCGGCACCTTCTCGCAGCGCCATTCGGTGCTCTACGACCAGCGCGACGAGACGCGTTACATCCCGCTCAACAATCTGTCGGCGGCGCAGGCCGGCTACGAGGTCATCAACTCGATGCTGTCGGAAGAGGCCGTGCTCGGCTTCGAATATGGCTACAGCCTGGCCGAGCCGAAGGCGCTGACGCTGTGGGAAGCGCAGTTCGGCGACTTCGCCAACGGCGCCCAGGTGGTGTTCGACCAGTTCATCTCATCCGGCGAGCGCAAGTGGCTCAGAATGTCGGGGCTCGTCTGCCTACTGCCGCATGGCTATGAGGGCCAGGGACCCGAGCACTCGTCGGCCAGGCTCGAGCGCTTCCTGCAGCTCTGCGCCGAAGACAATATGCAGGTGGCCAACGTCACCACGCCGGCCAACTACTTCCACATCTTGCGCCGGCAATTGAAGCGCGATTTCCGCAAGCCGCTGATCCTGATGACGCCGAAGTCGCTGCTGCGCCACAAGCGGGCGGTGTCGACGCTTTCGGAGATTTCGGGCGAAAGCTCGTTCCACCGGCTGTTGTGGGACGACGCGCAGCTGTTGCCGAACCAGGCGATCAAGCTGACCAAGGATTCCAAGATCCGCCGCGTCGTGCTGTGTTCGGGCAAGGTCTATTACGACCTCTACGAGGAACGCGAGAAGCGCGGCATCAACGACATCTACCTGTTGCGCGTCGAGCAGCTCTATCCGTTCCCGGCCAAGGCGCTGATCACCGAACTGTCACGCTTCCGCAATGCCGAGATGGTGTGGTGCCAGGAGGAGCCCAAGAACATGGGCGCCTGGTCGTTCATCGACCCCTATCTGGAATGGGTGCTGGCACATATCGACGCCAAGCATCAGCGGGTGCGCTACACCGGCCGTCCGGCCTCGGCCTCGCCGGCGACCGGGTTGATGTCGAAGCATCTCAGCCAGCTCGCCGCCTTGCTCGACGACGCGCTCGGCGAATAG
- the odhB gene encoding 2-oxoglutarate dehydrogenase complex dihydrolipoyllysine-residue succinyltransferase produces MATEIRVPTLGESVTEATIGKWFKKVGDAIAADEPLVELETDKVTVEVPSPGAGTLGEIIAKEGETVGVGALLGSISAGGEAAAPATKPQAVSQASSPEAASTVKQAAAETAKIAGDAGAIEQRSMPPAPAAAKLIAEANLAVDQITGTGKRGQVLKGDVLDAIARGAPSQPAETPKSAPAPVVVRAPSPAEDAPREERVRMTKLRQTIARRLKEAQSTAAMLTTFNEVDMSAVMALRSKYKDVFEKKHGVKLGFMGFFTKAVTHALKEIPAVNAEIDGTDIIYKNFAHVGVAVGTDKGLVVPVVRDADQMGIAEIEKEIGRLGLAARDGKLSVADMQGGTFTISNGGVYGSLMSTPILNAPQSGILGMHKIQDRPVVVGGQIVIRPMMYLALSYDHRIVDGKEAVTFLVRVKESLEDPERLVLDL; encoded by the coding sequence ATGGCTACCGAAATCCGCGTCCCCACCCTCGGCGAATCCGTCACCGAAGCGACCATCGGCAAATGGTTCAAGAAGGTTGGCGACGCGATCGCCGCCGATGAGCCGCTGGTCGAGCTCGAGACCGACAAGGTGACGGTGGAAGTGCCGTCCCCGGGCGCCGGAACGCTGGGCGAGATCATCGCAAAGGAAGGCGAGACGGTCGGCGTCGGCGCGCTGCTCGGCTCGATCTCGGCCGGCGGCGAGGCGGCGGCGCCCGCGACCAAGCCGCAAGCCGTGTCGCAGGCCTCCAGCCCCGAGGCGGCGTCCACCGTCAAGCAGGCTGCCGCCGAGACCGCCAAGATCGCCGGCGATGCCGGCGCGATCGAGCAGCGCTCCATGCCGCCGGCGCCGGCGGCGGCGAAGCTGATCGCCGAGGCCAACCTCGCGGTCGACCAGATCACCGGCACCGGCAAGCGCGGCCAGGTGCTGAAGGGCGACGTGCTCGACGCCATCGCCAGGGGCGCGCCGTCGCAGCCGGCCGAGACGCCGAAATCGGCGCCGGCCCCGGTCGTCGTCCGCGCGCCGTCGCCGGCCGAAGACGCCCCGCGCGAGGAGCGCGTGCGCATGACCAAGCTGCGCCAGACCATCGCGCGGCGGCTCAAGGAAGCGCAGTCGACCGCCGCCATGCTCACCACCTTCAACGAGGTCGACATGAGCGCGGTGATGGCGCTGCGATCCAAGTACAAGGACGTGTTCGAGAAGAAGCACGGCGTGAAGCTCGGCTTCATGGGCTTCTTCACCAAGGCGGTGACGCATGCGCTGAAGGAGATCCCGGCGGTCAACGCCGAGATCGACGGCACCGACATCATCTACAAGAACTTCGCCCATGTCGGCGTCGCCGTCGGCACCGACAAGGGCCTGGTGGTGCCGGTGGTGCGGGATGCCGACCAGATGGGAATAGCCGAGATCGAGAAGGAGATCGGCCGCCTCGGCCTCGCCGCGCGCGACGGCAAGCTTTCCGTCGCCGACATGCAGGGCGGCACCTTCACCATCTCCAATGGCGGCGTCTACGGGTCGCTGATGTCGACGCCGATCCTGAATGCGCCGCAGTCGGGCATCCTCGGCATGCACAAGATCCAGGACCGGCCGGTGGTGGTCGGCGGCCAGATCGTGATCCGGCCGATGATGTACCTGGCGCTCAGCTACGACCACCGCATCGTCGACGGCAAGGAAGCGGTGACCTTCCTGGTGCGCGTCAAGGAAAGCCTGGAGGATCCGGAACGGCTGGTGCTCGATCTGTGA
- a CDS encoding DUF4241 domain-containing protein, whose protein sequence is MSGWLEHLGFGLGRAARGLQRVFRRGLVGLGLSTAIPSLAIAAQWDPAKASSNLGIFALSETQLAERKIAITPIGDLELPTGEIIACDPLVTSDDWPALSRKVKPGHYPVSLFEAQGRVAAAFLRFHPGTPVRWELATMPGQDIATLKADEIFGYPVDAGLGSFMDKTAMALMSAAQDRLKPDQNYYDDVLAAEFAPNQDRFVMHHPVAGKATNIAMFWSGWGDGFYPSFWGLDAAGEPLVLMTDFGVLENADGRESSQAN, encoded by the coding sequence ATGAGTGGCTGGCTGGAGCACCTGGGGTTCGGGCTGGGGCGTGCGGCGCGCGGCTTACAGCGGGTTTTTCGGCGCGGCCTTGTCGGACTGGGCCTGTCCACGGCTATCCCTTCGCTGGCAATCGCCGCACAATGGGATCCGGCAAAGGCGAGCAGCAACCTCGGTATCTTCGCGCTCAGCGAGACGCAACTGGCGGAGCGCAAGATAGCGATCACGCCAATCGGAGACCTTGAGTTGCCGACAGGTGAGATCATCGCCTGCGATCCCCTGGTTACAAGCGATGACTGGCCGGCGCTGAGCCGCAAGGTGAAGCCCGGGCACTATCCGGTTTCGCTGTTCGAGGCGCAGGGCCGTGTGGCGGCGGCCTTCCTACGCTTCCATCCCGGCACGCCGGTGCGCTGGGAACTCGCCACCATGCCCGGCCAGGATATCGCGACGCTTAAGGCCGACGAGATCTTCGGCTATCCCGTCGATGCCGGTCTGGGCTCGTTCATGGACAAGACGGCGATGGCGCTGATGTCGGCCGCGCAGGACAGGCTAAAGCCCGACCAGAATTATTATGACGATGTGCTGGCGGCCGAATTCGCGCCCAACCAGGATCGGTTCGTCATGCATCATCCGGTCGCCGGCAAGGCGACCAACATCGCGATGTTCTGGAGCGGTTGGGGCGACGGCTTCTATCCGTCCTTCTGGGGATTGGACGCGGCCGGCGAGCCGCTGGTCTTGATGACCGATTTCGGCGTGCTCGAAAACGCCGACGGCCGCGAGAGCAGCCAAGCCAACTGA
- a CDS encoding glucose 1-dehydrogenase produces the protein MSADKKTLLVTGGSRGIGAAICRQASQAGYRVAVNFVSNQAVAEALVAELKAAGGEAIAVKGDVGNEADVLAMFEAVDRTFGRLDAFVNNAGIVDAKTRVDEMSAARVERMMRVNVVGSFLCAREAVKRMSTRHGGKGGGIVNISSAAARLGSPGEYVDYAASKGAIDTLTIGLAREVATEGIRVNAVSPGITDTEIHASGGQPDRVARMQDMLPMKRAGTADEVASAVLYLLSDAASYITGAILNVSGGR, from the coding sequence ATGAGCGCGGACAAGAAGACGCTGCTGGTCACCGGCGGCAGCCGCGGCATCGGCGCCGCCATCTGCCGGCAGGCCAGCCAGGCCGGCTATCGTGTCGCTGTCAATTTTGTCTCCAACCAGGCAGTCGCCGAGGCGCTCGTCGCCGAACTCAAGGCCGCGGGCGGCGAGGCCATTGCCGTCAAGGGCGATGTCGGCAACGAGGCCGATGTGCTGGCGATGTTCGAGGCGGTGGACAGAACCTTCGGCCGGCTCGATGCTTTCGTCAACAATGCCGGCATCGTCGACGCCAAGACGCGCGTCGACGAGATGAGCGCCGCGCGGGTAGAGCGCATGATGCGCGTCAATGTCGTCGGCTCCTTCCTCTGCGCGCGTGAGGCGGTCAAGCGCATGTCGACCCGGCATGGCGGCAAGGGCGGCGGCATCGTCAACATCTCTTCCGCCGCGGCGAGGCTGGGTTCGCCCGGCGAATATGTCGACTACGCCGCCTCCAAGGGCGCGATCGACACTTTGACCATCGGCCTGGCGCGCGAGGTGGCGACGGAAGGCATCCGCGTCAATGCGGTCAGCCCCGGCATCACCGACACCGAGATCCACGCGTCCGGCGGCCAGCCCGATCGTGTGGCGCGGATGCAGGATATGCTGCCGATGAAGAGGGCGGGGACGGCCGATGAGGTCGCCAGCGCCGTTCTCTATCTTCTGTCGGATGCGGCCTCCTATATAACGGGCGCGATCCTGAATGTGAGCGGCGGCCGCTGA
- the lpdA gene encoding dihydrolipoyl dehydrogenase, protein MAYDVVIIGSGPGGYVCAIKAAQLGLKTAVIEKNATFGGTCLNIGCIPSKALLHASEMFAEAGHSFDTLGVEIGTPKLNLKKMMAHKDATVTANVNGVAFLFKKNKIDSFQGTGKVVAAGKVSVTGEDGKVEEIETKNIVIATGSDVAGIPGVKVDFDEKVIVSSTGALSLEKVPGHLVVVGGGVIGLELGSVWARLGAKVTVVEFLDAILGGMDGEVSKQFQRLLSKQGFEFKLGAKVTGVAKAKKGASITFEPVKGGAAETIAADVVLVATGRRPYADSLGLKEAGVEVDERGRVKTDRHLRTNVPGIYAIGDVIAGPMLAHKAEDEGVSVAEIIAGQAGHVNYDVIPSVVYTSPEIASVGKTEEELKKAGIDYKAGKFPFTANGRARAMLHTDGFVKILADKQSDRVLGVHIVGFGAGEMIHEAAVLMEFGGSSEDLARTCHAHPTMSEAVKEAALATFFKPIHI, encoded by the coding sequence ATGGCTTATGACGTTGTAATCATCGGATCGGGACCGGGCGGCTATGTCTGCGCCATCAAGGCGGCGCAGCTCGGGCTGAAGACGGCGGTGATCGAGAAGAACGCCACCTTCGGCGGCACCTGCCTCAACATCGGCTGCATCCCGTCGAAGGCGCTGCTTCACGCCTCCGAGATGTTCGCCGAGGCCGGCCATTCCTTCGACACGCTCGGCGTCGAAATCGGCACGCCGAAGCTCAATCTGAAGAAGATGATGGCGCACAAGGACGCGACCGTGACGGCCAACGTCAACGGCGTCGCCTTCCTGTTCAAGAAGAACAAGATCGATAGCTTCCAAGGCACCGGCAAGGTGGTCGCAGCCGGCAAGGTCTCGGTCACCGGTGAGGACGGCAAGGTCGAGGAGATCGAGACCAAGAACATCGTGATCGCCACCGGCTCGGACGTTGCCGGCATTCCCGGCGTCAAGGTCGACTTCGACGAGAAGGTGATCGTGTCGTCGACCGGCGCGCTGTCGCTGGAAAAGGTGCCGGGCCATCTGGTGGTGGTCGGCGGTGGCGTCATCGGGCTGGAGCTCGGCTCGGTCTGGGCCAGGCTCGGCGCCAAGGTCACTGTCGTCGAATTCCTCGACGCCATCCTCGGCGGCATGGACGGCGAAGTTTCGAAACAGTTCCAGCGGCTGCTTTCCAAGCAGGGTTTCGAGTTCAAGCTCGGCGCCAAGGTCACCGGAGTCGCCAAGGCCAAGAAGGGCGCCAGCATCACCTTCGAGCCGGTGAAGGGAGGCGCCGCCGAAACGATCGCCGCCGACGTGGTGCTGGTCGCCACCGGCCGCCGCCCCTATGCCGACAGCCTCGGGCTGAAGGAAGCCGGCGTCGAGGTCGACGAGCGCGGCCGCGTCAAGACCGACCGGCACCTCAGGACCAACGTGCCCGGCATCTACGCCATCGGCGACGTCATCGCCGGGCCGATGCTGGCGCACAAGGCCGAGGACGAGGGCGTGTCGGTGGCCGAGATCATTGCCGGCCAGGCCGGCCATGTGAACTACGACGTGATCCCGAGCGTCGTCTATACCAGCCCGGAGATCGCCTCGGTCGGCAAGACCGAGGAGGAGTTGAAGAAGGCCGGCATCGACTATAAGGCCGGCAAGTTCCCGTTCACCGCCAATGGCCGGGCGCGCGCCATGCTGCATACCGACGGCTTCGTCAAGATCCTGGCCGACAAGCAAAGCGACCGCGTGCTCGGAGTCCACATCGTCGGCTTCGGCGCCGGCGAGATGATCCACGAGGCGGCGGTGCTGATGGAGTTCGGCGGCTCGTCGGAAGATCTAGCCCGTACCTGCCACGCACACCCGACGATGTCGGAAGCGGTGAAGGAAGCGGCGCTGGCCACCTTCTTCAAGCCGATCCACATCTAG
- a CDS encoding TraB/GumN family protein, giving the protein MKRVIAIADRAALVSLRLLVALNVLFFLSFLVVLLLAGRAHAEAAACGGNDMLSALQKDDPATYRKIEAEAAATPNGKGLLWKLEKPGEKPSFLFGTMHMTDPRVTTLPASARKAFGAADTVVIETTEVLDQQKMMAALVKEPDLMMFTDSTTLSSLLSPDDAATMNKALDARGIPPATVAKMKPWMLSAMVALPACELARKAGGAPVLDVKLAEDAKASGKAVEGLETVADQLHAMASLPLAFHMKGLVDTLKLGDKVNDVNETMIVLYQHGDTGMFWPLFRAVLPGDADDPASYAAFEETMITSRNKVMADHAAPFLARGNAFIAVGALHLPGPQGLVEDFRKAGYTVTAVD; this is encoded by the coding sequence ATGAAACGCGTCATCGCCATCGCTGATCGCGCGGCCCTCGTGTCGCTGAGGCTGCTTGTCGCGCTGAACGTACTGTTCTTCCTGTCCTTCCTCGTCGTCCTGCTGCTGGCCGGCAGGGCACATGCCGAAGCTGCAGCCTGCGGCGGCAACGACATGCTGAGCGCGCTGCAGAAGGACGATCCGGCCACCTATCGCAAGATCGAGGCCGAAGCGGCGGCGACGCCGAACGGCAAGGGCCTCCTTTGGAAACTCGAAAAGCCGGGCGAAAAGCCTTCCTTCCTGTTCGGCACGATGCACATGACCGATCCGCGCGTCACCACGCTGCCGGCGTCCGCGCGAAAGGCTTTCGGCGCCGCCGACACGGTCGTCATCGAGACCACCGAAGTGCTCGACCAGCAGAAGATGATGGCCGCGCTCGTCAAGGAGCCGGACCTGATGATGTTCACCGACAGCACCACGCTGTCCTCGCTGCTGTCGCCCGACGACGCGGCGACGATGAACAAGGCGCTCGACGCGCGCGGCATTCCACCGGCGACCGTCGCCAAGATGAAGCCGTGGATGTTGTCGGCCATGGTGGCGCTGCCGGCCTGCGAGCTGGCGCGCAAGGCCGGCGGCGCGCCGGTGCTCGACGTCAAGCTCGCCGAGGACGCCAAGGCCTCGGGCAAGGCCGTCGAGGGGCTGGAGACCGTCGCCGACCAGCTTCATGCCATGGCCTCGCTGCCGCTTGCCTTCCACATGAAGGGCCTGGTCGACACGTTGAAGCTCGGCGACAAGGTCAATGACGTCAACGAAACCATGATCGTGCTCTACCAGCACGGCGACACCGGCATGTTCTGGCCGCTGTTTCGAGCAGTCCTGCCCGGCGACGCCGACGATCCGGCCAGCTACGCCGCCTTCGAGGAAACCATGATCACCAGCCGCAACAAGGTGATGGCCGATCATGCCGCGCCGTTCTTGGCCAGGGGCAATGCCTTCATCGCGGTGGGCGCCTTGCACCTTCCCGGCCCGCAGGGGCTGGTCGAGGATTTTCGCAAGGCCGGCTACACGGTGACCGCCGTCGACTGA
- a CDS encoding tyrosine recombinase XerC → MQEFLIPAKPDLQAARENWLKMLARERRLSPETVEAYERDTRQFLHFLTGHCGGPPGISDIAELRPADLRGFLAARRNAGAGARTLGRGLAGIRSLLRFLERRGLANAAGAAALRAPRQPKSLPKPLTASDARDVVSVEGQLAEEPWIAARNAAVLTLLYGSGLRISEALGLAGAELVSETDTVLRIIGKGGKTRLVPVLPVALRAVAEYRRLCPFHIDPKGLLFRGARGGPLNPAIVQRDMAKLRSALNLPDTATPHALRHSFATHLLGRGGDLRTIQELLGHASLSTTQIYTGVDTARLLEIYESAHPRA, encoded by the coding sequence ATGCAGGAATTCCTCATCCCGGCAAAGCCCGACCTCCAGGCGGCGCGCGAGAACTGGCTGAAGATGCTGGCGCGCGAACGGCGGCTGTCGCCGGAGACGGTGGAAGCCTATGAGCGCGACACGCGCCAGTTCCTGCATTTCCTGACCGGCCATTGCGGCGGCCCGCCCGGCATATCCGACATTGCCGAGTTGCGCCCGGCTGATCTGCGCGGATTCCTCGCCGCCCGCCGCAACGCCGGCGCCGGTGCCCGCACGCTCGGCCGCGGGCTGGCCGGTATCCGCTCGCTGCTGCGCTTCCTCGAACGCCGCGGCCTCGCCAATGCTGCGGGCGCGGCGGCGCTGCGCGCGCCGCGCCAGCCGAAATCGCTGCCCAAGCCGCTGACGGCGAGTGATGCAAGAGACGTCGTCTCCGTCGAAGGCCAGCTGGCGGAAGAGCCCTGGATCGCCGCCCGCAACGCCGCCGTGCTGACGCTGCTCTACGGCTCGGGCCTGCGCATTTCCGAGGCGCTCGGCCTCGCCGGCGCCGAGCTGGTGTCGGAGACGGACACGGTGCTGCGCATCATCGGCAAGGGCGGCAAGACCAGGCTGGTGCCGGTGCTGCCGGTTGCCTTGCGCGCGGTCGCCGAATACCGCCGGCTCTGCCCCTTCCATATTGATCCGAAGGGCCTGCTGTTTCGCGGCGCGCGCGGCGGGCCGCTCAATCCGGCGATCGTCCAGCGCGACATGGCGAAGCTGCGCTCGGCGCTCAACCTGCCGGACACCGCCACGCCGCACGCCTTGCGCCATTCCTTCGCCACGCATCTGCTCGGCCGGGGCGGCGACCTGCGCACCATCCAGGAACTGCTCGGCCACGCCAGCCTGTCGACGACCCAAATCTACACCGGCGTCGACACCGCGCGGCTGCTGGAGATCTACGAATCCGCGCATCCACGGGCGTAA
- the rimM gene encoding ribosome maturation factor RimM (Essential for efficient processing of 16S rRNA): MTKPQNPVQLAVIGAAHGIKGELRVKTFTGDPLALADYGPLYAKDGRAFQIIDIRPANTVVVVRFKGISDRNAAEALSGTELFVDRSVLPDDGEEDEFYHADLIGLEVRDDTGAAIGKVVAVHNFGGGDILDVTLAGRKGVLIPFTQAAVPQVSVAEGFVRVDPLAAGLVEDEDGQAAPGRDGFDPKGRPRGPKDAGGNR; this comes from the coding sequence ATGACCAAGCCCCAGAACCCCGTCCAGCTGGCCGTGATCGGCGCCGCACATGGCATCAAGGGCGAGCTGCGGGTGAAGACCTTCACCGGCGATCCGCTGGCGCTCGCCGATTACGGGCCGCTCTATGCCAAGGACGGCCGCGCCTTCCAGATCATCGACATCCGGCCCGCCAACACCGTCGTGGTGGTGCGTTTCAAGGGTATCAGCGACCGCAATGCCGCCGAGGCGCTTTCCGGCACCGAACTGTTCGTCGATCGTTCGGTGCTGCCTGACGACGGCGAGGAGGACGAGTTCTATCACGCCGACCTGATCGGGCTGGAGGTCAGGGACGACACCGGCGCGGCCATCGGAAAGGTCGTCGCCGTGCACAATTTCGGCGGTGGCGACATACTCGACGTGACGCTTGCCGGCCGCAAAGGCGTACTGATTCCGTTCACCCAGGCCGCTGTCCCGCAGGTGTCGGTCGCCGAAGGGTTCGTCCGCGTCGATCCGCTGGCGGCGGGGCTGGTCGAAGACGAGGATGGCCAGGCCGCTCCCGGCCGCGACGGCTTCGACCCGAAGGGCCGGCCGCGCGGACCGAAGGACGCCGGGGGCAATCGGTGA
- the trmD gene encoding tRNA (guanosine(37)-N1)-methyltransferase TrmD produces the protein MSFVASVLTLYPEMFPGPLGLSLAGRALEAGTWSLEAIQIRDFATDRHRTVDDTPAGGGAGMVMRADVLAKAIDHASPPGDARARLLMSPRGKPLTQARVRELAAGPGAVILCGRFEGVDQRVIDARGLEEVSVGDFILSGGEPAALVLLDAVVRLLPGVMGNAVSGEEESFENGLLEHPHYTRPQEFEGRPIPDVLISGNHRKIAEWRRAEAEKLTKERRPDLLADDPPR, from the coding sequence GTGAGCTTTGTTGCCTCGGTGCTGACGCTCTATCCGGAGATGTTTCCCGGTCCGCTCGGCCTATCGCTGGCCGGCCGGGCGCTGGAAGCCGGCACATGGTCGCTTGAGGCGATCCAGATCCGCGATTTCGCCACCGACAGGCATCGCACCGTCGACGACACGCCGGCTGGCGGCGGCGCCGGCATGGTGATGCGCGCCGACGTGCTGGCGAAAGCCATCGACCATGCCTCGCCGCCGGGTGATGCGCGCGCCCGCCTCTTGATGAGCCCGCGCGGAAAACCCCTGACGCAGGCCCGCGTGCGCGAGCTTGCCGCCGGGCCTGGCGCGGTGATCCTGTGCGGCCGCTTCGAGGGCGTCGACCAGCGGGTGATCGACGCGCGGGGATTAGAGGAGGTCTCGGTCGGCGACTTCATCCTGTCGGGCGGTGAGCCGGCCGCGCTGGTGCTGCTCGATGCCGTGGTGCGGCTCTTGCCGGGCGTCATGGGCAATGCGGTCTCCGGCGAAGAAGAGAGTTTCGAGAACGGCCTGCTCGAACATCCGCACTATACGCGGCCGCAGGAGTTCGAGGGCCGGCCGATTCCCGATGTGCTGATCTCGGGCAATCACAGAAAGATCGCAGAATGGCGGCGGGCCGAGGCAGAGAAGCTGACCAAGGAGCGGCGGCCGGATCTGCTGGCGGACGATCCGCCCCGGTAG